One genomic window of Quadrisphaera setariae includes the following:
- a CDS encoding M13 family metallopeptidase — MATSPTTPPAAQAPVRSGLDLAHVDASVRPQDDLFGHVNGAWLAAHEIPADRSSDGAFRALFDAAEEQVRAIVEEAAASAPAATTGLESGGSLGQVGRAYRAFMDVERVESLGASPLEPLLAEVAAVADRSALAALVGRYQREGLVALVAAYVSPDAKDSSRYVVYAEQAGLGLPDEAYYRLDEHAEVRGKYVEHLDRLCALAGLEPLGATVLDLETALAAVSWDRVSRRDAHKTYTLMTWDALVASAPGLDWEAWRAALLDLDDEGGEPTSRLAGVSAHALDEVVVRQPSFVTGAAALFEERPLEQWQAWLSVRLVRGLAPYLSADLVEEQFDFSGRTLSGTPQLRERWRRGVSFVEGTLGEAVGQLYVERHFPPRSKERMVELVANLVEAYRRSISTLDWMGPETREKALAKLEAFTPKIGYPDRWKDYSSLVVDGEDLVGTVRRTGEWETAFELAKIGQPIDRSEWLMTPQTVNAYYHPVMNEIVFPAAILQPPFFDADADDAANYGGIGAVIGHEIGHGFDDQGSKYDGSGNLVDWWQPSDREEFERRAGALIAQYAALSPREAPDAKVNGELTVGENIGDLGGLTIALKAYRIALESAGLEDGPELDGLTAVQRVLIGWAQVWRTRTREAEVRRRLAIDPHSPADLRCNAVVTNLDAFHEAFGVVEGDALFTPLEQRVRIW, encoded by the coding sequence CGCCCCCCGCGGCTCAGGCCCCGGTGCGCTCGGGCCTCGACCTCGCCCACGTCGACGCGTCCGTCCGCCCCCAGGACGACCTGTTCGGCCACGTCAACGGCGCCTGGCTCGCGGCGCACGAGATCCCCGCGGACCGGTCCTCCGACGGCGCGTTCCGCGCGCTGTTCGACGCCGCCGAGGAGCAGGTCCGCGCGATCGTCGAGGAGGCGGCGGCGAGCGCCCCCGCCGCGACCACCGGGCTGGAATCGGGAGGCTCGCTGGGGCAGGTCGGCCGGGCCTACCGCGCGTTCATGGACGTCGAGCGCGTCGAGTCCCTCGGCGCGTCCCCGCTGGAGCCGCTGCTGGCCGAGGTGGCCGCCGTCGCCGACCGCTCGGCGCTGGCCGCCCTCGTGGGCCGCTACCAGCGCGAGGGGCTGGTGGCGCTGGTGGCCGCCTACGTCTCCCCCGACGCGAAGGACTCCTCCCGCTACGTCGTCTACGCCGAGCAGGCGGGCCTCGGGCTGCCGGACGAGGCGTACTACCGCCTCGACGAGCACGCCGAGGTGCGCGGGAAGTACGTCGAGCACCTCGACAGGCTGTGCGCGCTCGCCGGGCTGGAGCCCCTCGGGGCCACCGTGCTCGACCTGGAGACCGCGCTGGCCGCGGTCAGCTGGGACCGGGTCTCGCGCCGCGACGCGCACAAGACGTACACGCTCATGACGTGGGACGCGCTGGTGGCCAGCGCCCCCGGCCTCGACTGGGAGGCGTGGCGCGCGGCGCTGCTCGACCTCGACGACGAGGGCGGAGAGCCGACGAGCCGTCTGGCCGGCGTGAGCGCCCACGCGCTCGACGAGGTGGTGGTGCGCCAGCCGTCGTTCGTCACCGGCGCGGCGGCCCTGTTCGAGGAGCGCCCGCTGGAGCAGTGGCAGGCGTGGCTGTCGGTGCGCCTGGTGCGCGGCCTGGCGCCGTACCTGTCGGCGGACCTCGTGGAGGAGCAGTTCGACTTCTCCGGCCGCACGCTGTCGGGCACCCCGCAGCTGCGCGAGCGCTGGCGCCGGGGCGTCTCGTTCGTGGAGGGGACCCTCGGAGAGGCCGTGGGCCAGCTCTACGTGGAGCGGCACTTCCCGCCGCGCTCGAAGGAGCGCATGGTCGAGCTGGTGGCCAACCTCGTCGAGGCCTACCGCCGGTCGATCTCGACGCTGGACTGGATGGGCCCGGAGACCCGCGAGAAGGCCCTGGCCAAGCTCGAGGCGTTCACCCCCAAGATCGGCTACCCGGACCGGTGGAAGGACTACTCCTCCCTCGTCGTCGACGGCGAGGACCTCGTCGGCACCGTGCGGCGCACCGGGGAGTGGGAGACCGCTTTCGAGCTGGCCAAGATCGGGCAGCCGATCGACAGGTCGGAGTGGCTCATGACGCCGCAGACCGTCAACGCGTACTACCACCCGGTGATGAACGAGATCGTCTTCCCCGCGGCGATCCTGCAGCCCCCGTTCTTCGACGCCGACGCCGACGACGCCGCCAACTACGGCGGCATCGGCGCGGTGATCGGGCACGAGATCGGCCACGGCTTCGACGACCAGGGCTCCAAGTACGACGGCTCCGGCAACCTCGTCGACTGGTGGCAGCCGTCCGACCGCGAGGAGTTCGAGCGCCGTGCCGGCGCGCTCATCGCGCAGTACGCGGCGCTGTCGCCCCGTGAGGCGCCGGACGCGAAGGTCAACGGCGAGCTCACCGTCGGCGAGAACATCGGCGACCTCGGCGGCCTGACGATCGCGCTGAAGGCGTACCGGATCGCGCTGGAGTCGGCGGGGCTGGAGGACGGCCCGGAGCTCGACGGGCTCACCGCCGTCCAGCGGGTGCTCATCGGGTGGGCGCAGGTGTGGCGCACCAGGACCCGCGAGGCGGAGGTCCGCCGCCGCCTGGCGATCGACCCGCAC